One part of the Candidatus Dormiibacterota bacterium genome encodes these proteins:
- a CDS encoding TRC40/GET3/ArsA family transport-energizing ATPase — protein sequence MRVILYTGKGGVGKTTVAAATAVACARLGHRTLVISTDAAHSLGDSLDVQLGDRPTEIEPNLWAQEVNALHELEDNWEKVHRYLSTLFASQGVDEIVAEELASPPGMEEVASLMWIKHHQRSGDYDVLVVDCAPTGETLQLLAFPDVARWYLNRIFPIERRVMKVARPMVQPFISIPLPGDEIFGSIKDLLLDLEGMKSVLGDQ from the coding sequence ATGCGAGTCATCCTCTACACCGGCAAGGGCGGGGTCGGAAAGACCACCGTCGCCGCCGCCACCGCGGTTGCCTGCGCGCGTCTCGGACACCGCACGCTGGTGATCAGCACCGACGCCGCCCACAGCCTCGGCGACAGCCTCGACGTCCAGCTCGGCGACCGTCCCACCGAGATCGAGCCCAACCTCTGGGCGCAGGAGGTCAACGCCCTCCACGAGCTCGAGGACAACTGGGAGAAGGTGCACCGCTACCTCAGCACCCTCTTCGCGTCCCAGGGCGTGGACGAGATCGTCGCCGAGGAGCTGGCCTCGCCGCCGGGGATGGAGGAGGTGGCAAGCCTGATGTGGATCAAGCACCACCAGCGCAGCGGCGACTACGACGTCCTGGTGGTCGACTGCGCGCCCACCGGCGAGACCCTGCAGCTGCTCGCATTCCCCGACGTGGCCCGCTGGTACCTGAATCGCATCTTCCCGATCGAGCGACGGGTGATGAAGGTGGCGCGCCCGATGGTGCAGCCCTTCATCAGCATCCCGCTGCCCGGTGACGAGATCTTCGGCAGCATCAAGGACCTGCTCCTCGACCTCGAGGGGATGAAGAGCGTGCTCGGCGACCAGAT
- a CDS encoding octanoyltransferase has translation MPEVPPLNLVLDSPRPGHENMRLDAERLAAVAAGGAGAIRLYGFSPPCLSIGRLQDPADVDTGACARDGVEVVRRPTGGVAVLHDEEVTYAVVCASDHPVFGGDVLTSCARIHAAVTLGLAGLGVAVHPHGAAADERAAARERAAVADCFARPASHELLSGDGRKLVGSAQARRGGALLQHGSVLLEPPRAAAYLRRPPSGERRGAGVRELLGRRVSREELADALAEGFRQTLARAGAGVVTG, from the coding sequence ATGCCCGAGGTGCCGCCCCTGAACCTTGTCCTGGACTCCCCCCGCCCGGGGCACGAGAACATGCGCCTCGACGCCGAGCGGCTTGCCGCGGTGGCCGCCGGCGGCGCCGGGGCGATCCGCCTCTACGGGTTCTCACCCCCCTGCCTCAGCATCGGACGCCTGCAGGACCCCGCCGACGTCGACACCGGCGCCTGCGCCCGGGACGGCGTCGAGGTGGTGCGGCGCCCCACCGGCGGGGTCGCCGTGCTCCACGACGAGGAGGTCACCTACGCGGTGGTCTGCGCCTCCGACCACCCCGTCTTCGGCGGCGACGTGCTCACCTCCTGCGCGCGGATCCACGCCGCCGTGACCCTGGGCCTGGCCGGGTTGGGGGTGGCCGTCCACCCCCACGGCGCCGCCGCCGACGAGCGCGCCGCCGCCCGGGAGCGGGCCGCGGTCGCCGACTGCTTCGCCCGTCCCGCCTCCCACGAGCTGCTGAGCGGGGACGGGCGGAAGCTGGTGGGCAGCGCCCAGGCGCGGCGGGGAGGGGCGCTGCTCCAGCACGGCAGCGTCCTGCTGGAGCCGCCCCGGGCCGCCGCCTATCTCCGCCGGCCCCCGTCCGGCGAGCGCCGGGGCGCCGGGGTGCGCGAGCTGCTGGGCCGGCGGGTCAGCCGCGAGGAGCTCGCCGATGCTCTGGCCGAGGGCTTCCGCCAGACCCTCGCCCGCGCCGGTGCGGGGGTGGTCACGGGCTGA
- a CDS encoding invasin domain 3-containing protein codes for MFARKWLILGAGLLATLFGGLTIASSQAASQITVNLTLSSAFVPANGTSTITVTANVRAGNTSQSFRQIRWGITGSGHFASPPPTDTGLFDSAQATFVAGSTPGRPQITVIDTQSSVVGTATINQYGTATGLAISLSQPQVVADGKSSVVATMTTTDSAGVGVPVDSIGLAARSSGAGRVTIGAVANNQDGTYSATVTAGTVADMETLTATDSTPATALTATTTLAEIPGPPSHIAWVTAPTAITADGASTTTGKVSVTDAFGNARGADTVVFHTDGHVAIDPATPATDGTYTTTFHASTVSGVEHITATDAGATSAAVALTVNPGPAAGIAFSVAASTISTTANPPASTVAKATITDAHGNPVPNEHVAITGQGPAHLGAVSDNHDGTYTVTVTASSTPGITVLTAADPSVAYPAGGAQTGPVTRTASVTSLGPPAAVHLGLAPSHIHMGVNNSSIATANVQDSAGDNLPGVTVTFGNDTGDVNFSNSGTGTTDATGSAHVQVNGAAYAGPQKVFASAGNITTMAVLTEYDHPTAMHVTVSPSTITADGNVGTAATAVVTVTDAGGNGVPGQTFTMTRTGNGTLFPAVDEGDGTYRAVVVSSKTAQTETVNVNDASAALTATTTFIEVAGPAATVTVSPNPASMTADGAATQVLTATVRDVNGNPVGGEHVGFTTSGHASFGSVTAGAAPGTYVATAHASTIAGTETVTATDSTPAQPISGTASLKLVPGAPTHLAVTPGAASLVADGHSTTTVGVRIEDAHANGVYGEHLTVGDALAQGATGAADLGSAVVDNGDGTCTVTLTASTTADTETITVADGSLSGSVLVTENPGPAAKVTVSTPTASIPADQTTGVGFTATVTDANGNAVKGDSIHFTGDGGVTFPGTTTAVGDGTYTATATPGTTAGTKTITATDASVTTAVVAGQATLTETPGAPATLTLAQSAGRMIADGTSTTTLTATVADRNHNGVPGRTLGVTAAVNGGGTAGIRSAVTDNHDGTYTVTLTSGTRADIETVTVTDGGPGAGTTATPSTTASATITQVAGPAASVAVALTANSTVTANGSDQRTVTVTVTDANGNPVSGEPVGLFASGAASFASTSLTTAADGTASTLVTASRTAGRETITATDGSTHVQGVATLTENAGPAASISVTVPSSNLTDDGRSTVAVSAVVRDANGNPVPGAQVTFSVAGNLVTLSPAGAVADASGTAATTARARTTTGTETVTATAGAVSGGVTLTLSDQDRVAGFVKAAYQTLLGRTVDANGLAYWSNAIRGGMSRPQFAATITSSNEYRSNLVSRMYRPYLHRGSDSAGVNYWTGQIANGATIEQVRLSFIGSPEYFQVHGGTSRGAVDALYQDVLGRSVDAGGEQYWVQQLDSHQLSFSQLAASILYSEEGREHLVNGIYQDVLGRTAPTGDLAYWAGQLRNGARDETIVNLFVGSPEYYGNIH; via the coding sequence ATGTTTGCGCGGAAGTGGTTGATCCTGGGGGCGGGTCTGCTCGCCACCCTCTTCGGTGGACTGACGATCGCGTCCTCGCAGGCGGCGTCGCAGATCACCGTCAACCTGACCCTCTCCTCGGCGTTTGTGCCCGCCAACGGCACCAGCACGATCACCGTCACCGCCAATGTCCGCGCCGGGAACACCAGCCAGTCCTTCCGTCAGATCCGCTGGGGCATCACCGGCTCCGGCCACTTCGCCAGCCCGCCCCCCACCGACACCGGGCTCTTCGACAGCGCCCAGGCGACCTTCGTCGCGGGCAGCACACCGGGGCGGCCGCAGATCACGGTCATCGACACCCAGTCGTCGGTGGTCGGCACCGCGACCATCAACCAGTACGGCACCGCCACCGGCCTCGCCATCAGCCTCAGCCAGCCGCAGGTGGTCGCCGACGGGAAGAGCAGCGTGGTCGCCACCATGACCACCACCGACTCCGCAGGGGTCGGCGTCCCCGTCGACTCCATCGGCCTGGCCGCCAGGAGCAGCGGGGCGGGCAGGGTCACGATCGGCGCGGTCGCCAACAACCAGGACGGCACCTACTCGGCCACCGTCACCGCGGGCACCGTCGCCGACATGGAGACGCTCACCGCCACCGACAGCACGCCGGCCACGGCGCTGACCGCGACGACCACCCTCGCCGAGATCCCCGGGCCGCCCAGCCACATCGCCTGGGTGACGGCCCCCACCGCGATCACCGCCGACGGCGCCTCCACCACCACCGGCAAGGTGAGCGTCACCGACGCCTTCGGCAACGCACGTGGCGCCGATACCGTGGTCTTCCACACCGACGGCCACGTCGCCATCGACCCGGCGACCCCGGCGACGGACGGCACCTACACCACCACGTTCCACGCCTCCACCGTCTCCGGCGTCGAGCACATCACCGCCACCGACGCGGGTGCCACCTCTGCCGCCGTGGCGCTCACCGTGAACCCCGGGCCGGCCGCGGGCATCGCGTTCAGCGTCGCCGCCTCGACGATCTCGACGACCGCCAACCCGCCGGCCTCGACGGTCGCGAAGGCGACGATCACCGACGCCCACGGCAACCCGGTCCCGAATGAGCACGTCGCCATCACCGGCCAGGGCCCTGCGCACCTGGGCGCGGTGAGCGACAACCACGACGGCACCTACACCGTGACCGTCACCGCCAGCTCCACCCCCGGCATCACCGTGCTGACCGCGGCCGACCCGAGCGTGGCCTACCCCGCGGGCGGCGCCCAGACCGGTCCGGTCACCAGGACCGCGTCGGTCACCAGCCTGGGTCCGCCGGCGGCGGTCCATCTCGGCCTGGCGCCCAGCCACATCCACATGGGCGTCAACAACTCCAGCATCGCCACCGCCAACGTGCAGGACAGCGCCGGCGACAACCTGCCCGGGGTCACCGTGACCTTCGGCAACGACACCGGTGATGTGAACTTCAGCAACAGCGGCACCGGCACCACCGACGCCACCGGCAGCGCCCACGTCCAGGTCAACGGCGCCGCCTACGCCGGTCCGCAGAAGGTCTTCGCGTCCGCTGGCAACATCACCACGATGGCCGTGCTCACCGAGTACGACCACCCCACCGCAATGCACGTGACCGTGTCGCCCTCGACGATCACCGCGGACGGCAACGTCGGCACCGCCGCGACCGCGGTGGTCACGGTCACCGACGCGGGCGGCAACGGCGTCCCCGGGCAGACCTTCACGATGACGCGCACCGGCAACGGGACGCTGTTCCCCGCGGTCGACGAGGGTGACGGCACCTACCGCGCCGTCGTCGTCTCCTCCAAGACCGCCCAGACCGAGACCGTGAACGTCAACGACGCCTCGGCGGCGCTGACCGCGACCACGACCTTCATCGAGGTCGCCGGCCCCGCGGCCACCGTGACCGTGTCCCCGAACCCGGCGAGCATGACCGCGGACGGCGCGGCCACCCAGGTCCTCACCGCCACCGTGCGGGATGTCAACGGCAACCCGGTCGGCGGCGAGCACGTCGGCTTCACGACCAGCGGGCACGCGAGCTTCGGCAGCGTCACCGCCGGCGCCGCCCCGGGCACCTACGTGGCGACGGCGCACGCGTCGACGATCGCCGGCACCGAGACGGTCACCGCGACCGACAGCACCCCTGCGCAGCCGATCAGCGGGACCGCCTCGCTGAAGCTGGTCCCCGGCGCCCCCACCCACCTCGCCGTCACCCCCGGCGCGGCCAGCCTGGTCGCCGACGGGCACTCCACCACCACCGTCGGCGTCCGCATCGAGGACGCCCACGCCAACGGCGTCTACGGTGAGCACCTCACCGTGGGCGACGCCCTCGCCCAGGGCGCCACCGGCGCCGCCGACCTCGGCTCGGCGGTGGTCGACAACGGCGACGGCACCTGCACCGTCACCCTCACCGCCTCGACGACCGCCGACACCGAGACGATCACCGTCGCCGACGGCAGCCTCAGCGGCTCGGTGCTGGTCACCGAGAACCCCGGCCCCGCCGCGAAGGTCACGGTGAGCACCCCCACCGCGAGCATCCCCGCCGACCAGACCACCGGCGTCGGCTTCACCGCCACGGTGACCGACGCCAACGGCAACGCCGTGAAGGGCGACAGCATCCACTTCACCGGCGACGGCGGCGTCACCTTCCCCGGCACCACCACGGCGGTGGGCGACGGCACCTACACCGCCACCGCCACCCCGGGCACCACCGCCGGCACCAAGACCATCACCGCCACCGACGCGTCGGTGACGACCGCGGTGGTCGCCGGCCAGGCCACCCTCACCGAGACCCCGGGCGCGCCGGCCACCCTGACCCTCGCCCAGAGCGCGGGCCGGATGATCGCCGACGGCACCTCCACCACGACCCTGACCGCGACCGTCGCCGACCGGAACCACAACGGCGTGCCCGGCCGCACCCTCGGCGTCACCGCCGCGGTGAACGGCGGCGGCACCGCCGGCATCCGGAGCGCGGTCACCGACAACCACGACGGCACCTACACGGTGACCCTCACCAGCGGCACCAGGGCGGACATCGAGACCGTCACCGTCACCGACGGCGGGCCCGGCGCCGGCACCACCGCCACCCCGAGCACCACCGCGAGCGCGACCATCACCCAGGTCGCGGGGCCCGCGGCGAGCGTCGCCGTGGCGCTCACCGCCAACTCGACGGTCACCGCCAACGGCAGCGATCAGCGCACCGTCACCGTCACCGTGACCGACGCCAACGGCAACCCGGTGTCGGGCGAGCCGGTCGGCCTCTTCGCGAGCGGCGCCGCCAGCTTCGCGAGCACCAGCCTCACCACCGCCGCCGACGGCACCGCCAGCACCCTGGTCACCGCCTCGAGGACGGCGGGCAGGGAGACGATCACCGCCACCGACGGCAGCACCCACGTCCAGGGCGTGGCCACGCTCACCGAGAACGCCGGCCCCGCCGCCTCGATCTCGGTCACGGTTCCCAGCTCCAACCTCACCGACGACGGGAGGAGCACCGTCGCGGTCAGCGCCGTGGTCAGGGACGCCAACGGCAACCCCGTCCCCGGCGCGCAGGTGACCTTCTCGGTCGCCGGCAACCTGGTCACCCTCAGCCCCGCCGGCGCGGTCGCGGACGCCTCCGGCACCGCCGCCACCACCGCCCGGGCCCGGACCACCACCGGCACCGAGACCGTCACCGCCACCGCCGGCGCGGTGAGCGGCGGCGTCACCCTCACCCTCTCCGACCAGGACAGGGTGGCGGGCTTCGTCAAGGCCGCCTACCAGACCCTGCTCGGCCGTACCGTCGACGCCAACGGCCTCGCCTACTGGTCGAACGCCATCCGCGGCGGGATGTCGCGGCCCCAGTTCGCCGCCACCATCACCTCCAGCAACGAGTACCGCAGCAACCTGGTCAGCCGGATGTACCGGCCCTACCTGCACCGCGGCTCCGACAGCGCCGGCGTCAACTACTGGACCGGTCAGATCGCCAACGGGGCGACCATCGAGCAGGTGCGGCTCTCCTTCATCGGCTCCCCGGAGTACTTCCAGGTCCACGGCGGCACCAGCAGGGGGGCGGTCGACGCCCTCTACCAGGACGTGCTCGGGCGCTCGGTCGACGCCGGCGGTGAGCAGTACTGGGTCCAGCAGCTCGACAGCCACCAGCTGAGCTTCAGCCAGCTGGCGGCGAGCATCCTCTACAGCGAGGAGGGTCGCGAGCACCTGGTGAACGGGATCTACCAGGACGTCCTCGGCCGCACCGCCCCGACCGGCGACCTCGCCTACTGGGCGGGTCAGCTCCGCAACGGCGCCCGCGACGAGACCATCGTCAACCTCTTCGTCGGCTCGCCGGAGTACTACGGCAACATCCACTGA
- a CDS encoding class I fructose-bisphosphate aldolase, giving the protein MGVQDLEAVARAMVAPHKGILAADESTGTIGKRFAALGIESTEANRRAYRDMLFGTPDLGEHISGVILYDETIRQQALDGTPFPELLMKYGIIPGIKVDTGAKDLALHPGEKVTEGLDGLRERIAEYHRLGARFAKWRAVITIGEGIPSRACLVANGHALARYAALCQEGGLVPIVEPEVLMDGDHSIERCEQVTQDTLHTVFDELYGQDVALEGIVLKPSMVVAGKGAPRQASVEEVAERTLAVLRRCVPPAVPGIAFLSGGQSAELATRHLQAMNASGPLPWALSFSYGRALQDPALKAWAGNPANVAAGREQLSRRARNNGAARDAGYTPEMEAA; this is encoded by the coding sequence ATGGGCGTGCAGGATCTGGAGGCCGTCGCCCGGGCGATGGTGGCCCCTCACAAGGGCATTCTCGCGGCGGACGAGAGCACCGGGACGATCGGCAAGCGGTTCGCAGCCCTGGGCATCGAGAGCACCGAGGCCAACCGGCGGGCCTACCGCGACATGCTCTTCGGCACCCCCGACCTCGGCGAGCACATCAGCGGGGTCATCCTCTACGACGAGACCATCCGCCAGCAGGCCCTCGACGGCACCCCCTTCCCCGAGCTGCTGATGAAGTACGGGATCATCCCCGGGATCAAGGTCGACACCGGCGCCAAGGACCTGGCGCTGCATCCCGGCGAGAAGGTCACCGAGGGGCTCGACGGGCTCCGTGAGCGGATCGCCGAGTACCACCGCCTGGGGGCGCGGTTTGCCAAGTGGCGGGCGGTGATCACCATCGGCGAGGGCATCCCCAGCCGGGCCTGCCTGGTCGCCAACGGGCACGCCCTCGCTCGCTACGCCGCCCTCTGCCAGGAGGGCGGGCTGGTGCCGATCGTCGAGCCCGAGGTGCTGATGGACGGCGACCACTCCATCGAGCGCTGCGAGCAGGTCACCCAGGACACCCTGCACACCGTCTTCGACGAGCTCTACGGCCAGGACGTCGCCCTCGAGGGCATCGTGCTGAAGCCGAGCATGGTGGTCGCCGGCAAGGGCGCGCCCCGCCAGGCGAGCGTCGAGGAGGTGGCCGAGCGCACCCTCGCGGTGCTGCGCCGCTGCGTCCCCCCGGCGGTCCCGGGCATCGCCTTCCTCTCCGGCGGGCAGAGTGCGGAGCTGGCCACCCGGCACCTGCAGGCGATGAACGCCTCCGGCCCGCTCCCGTGGGCCCTCTCCTTCTCCTACGGACGTGCCCTGCAGGACCCCGCCCTCAAGGCGTGGGCGGGCAACCCGGCGAACGTCGCCGCCGGCCGCGAGCAGCTGTCCCGGCGCGCCCGGAACAACGGCGCGGCGCGCGACGCGGGCTACACCCCGGAGATGGAGGCCGCCTGA
- the ychF gene encoding redox-regulated ATPase YchF produces the protein MALSVGIVGLPNAGKSTLFNALTQAGAAVGNYPFTTIEPNTGVVPVPDPRLEALAAIFSPPKIIPATVTFTDIAGLVRGASRGEGLGNQFLGHIRETDAIALVVRAFDDPDVTHVEGSVDPGRDVDLLELELVLADLDTVTRRLDRTERTARLAKEKELDVIATLQRAREHLDTGRPLRTAGFTAEERDHLRELFPLTLKPLLVVVNVDEDSAVSTEGAAAIEARARESGGEAMRLSARIESEIVELDPADQAEFLATLGLAEPGLNRLARSAYGLLHLISFFTAGEKEVRAWTLRTGETALDAAGTIHTDFARGFIRAEVVGAPTLIEAGSYAAVSKLGRLRLEGRDYVMQDGDVVHFRFNV, from the coding sequence GTGGCGCTGAGCGTCGGCATCGTCGGCCTCCCCAACGCGGGCAAGTCCACCCTCTTCAACGCCCTCACCCAGGCGGGCGCGGCGGTGGGGAACTATCCGTTCACCACCATCGAGCCGAACACCGGGGTGGTCCCGGTTCCCGACCCCCGTCTCGAGGCGCTGGCGGCGATCTTCTCGCCCCCGAAGATCATCCCCGCCACGGTCACGTTCACCGACATCGCCGGGCTGGTGCGCGGCGCCAGCCGGGGCGAGGGCCTCGGCAACCAGTTCCTCGGCCACATCCGCGAGACCGACGCCATCGCCCTGGTGGTGCGCGCCTTCGACGACCCCGACGTGACCCACGTCGAGGGCTCGGTCGACCCCGGGCGCGACGTCGACCTGCTCGAGCTCGAGCTGGTGCTCGCCGACCTCGACACCGTGACCCGCCGCCTCGACCGCACCGAGCGCACCGCCCGGCTGGCGAAGGAGAAGGAGCTGGACGTGATCGCCACGCTGCAGCGCGCCCGCGAGCACCTCGACACCGGACGCCCGCTGCGCACCGCCGGCTTCACCGCCGAGGAGCGCGACCACCTCCGCGAGCTCTTCCCGCTCACGCTGAAGCCGCTGCTGGTGGTTGTCAACGTCGACGAGGACAGCGCCGTCAGCACCGAGGGCGCCGCCGCCATCGAGGCGCGCGCCCGCGAGAGCGGTGGCGAGGCGATGCGGCTGTCCGCCCGGATCGAGTCCGAGATCGTCGAGCTCGACCCCGCCGACCAGGCCGAGTTCCTCGCCACCCTCGGCCTCGCCGAGCCCGGGCTCAACCGCCTCGCCCGCTCCGCCTACGGCCTGCTCCACCTCATCTCCTTCTTCACCGCGGGCGAGAAGGAGGTGCGGGCCTGGACCCTGCGCACCGGCGAGACCGCCCTCGACGCCGCCGGGACGATCCACACCGACTTCGCCCGCGGCTTCATCCGCGCCGAGGTGGTGGGCGCTCCCACCCTGATCGAGGCGGGCTCGTATGCCGCGGTCAGCAAGCTCGGCCGGCTCCGGCTGGAGGGCAGGGACTACGTGATGCAGGACGGCGACGTGGTGCACTTCCGCTTCAACGTCTGA
- a CDS encoding DUF951 family protein produces the protein MPGPSPERAERGSDGRLRYSPEVGDLIALRSAHVCGSERMVVTQVGLDVRLACAGCGGRVVLSRERLRGRVRELLGGVGEQEG, from the coding sequence ATGCCTGGGCCATCGCCGGAGCGTGCCGAGCGGGGTTCCGACGGCCGGCTCCGCTACTCGCCCGAGGTGGGCGACCTGATCGCGCTCCGCTCCGCTCACGTCTGCGGCTCCGAGCGCATGGTGGTGACCCAGGTGGGGCTCGACGTGCGCCTCGCCTGCGCCGGCTGCGGCGGCCGGGTGGTGCTCAGCCGCGAGCGGCTGCGCGGCCGGGTGCGCGAGCTGCTCGGCGGCGTCGGCGAGCAGGAGGGCTGA
- a CDS encoding aspartate kinase, translated as MSNVVQKYGGSSVATPERIRAVAERVRRSHQRGEGVVVVVSAMGKTTDQLVALAHALNDEPPSREMDQLLATGETVTAPLLAMTLIGMGVDAISLTGPQAGIRASAAHRKARILDIVPERIVDELGRGRVVVVAGFQGVNEVLDIATLGRGGSDTTAVALAAALRADHCEIYTDVRGVYTADPRLVPEARPITEISYEEMLEFAAVGAKVMHPRAVEIGEAYETPIWVRSSFDESPGTVICRHPQLEDRQKVRGIAHETDVAKITLLRVPDRPGVAAAIFGPLADQHVSVDVIVQNVGHDGSTDLSFTIAESELRDAAKVVADVAAAVGAEGFDTASDVAKVSIVGTGMLNYPGIAATMFRTLADSGINIKMISTSEIRITCLVAREQVGDAVRALHRAYQLDEL; from the coding sequence ATGAGCAACGTCGTCCAGAAGTACGGGGGCAGCAGCGTCGCCACCCCCGAGCGGATCCGGGCGGTCGCCGAGCGGGTGCGCCGCTCCCACCAGCGCGGCGAGGGAGTGGTGGTGGTGGTCAGCGCCATGGGCAAGACCACCGACCAGCTGGTCGCCCTCGCCCACGCGCTCAACGACGAGCCGCCCTCGCGGGAGATGGACCAGCTGCTCGCCACCGGCGAGACCGTGACCGCGCCGCTGCTGGCGATGACCCTGATCGGCATGGGCGTCGACGCGATCTCCCTGACCGGGCCCCAGGCGGGCATCCGGGCGAGCGCCGCGCACCGCAAGGCGCGGATCCTCGACATCGTCCCCGAGCGCATCGTCGACGAGCTCGGCCGCGGCCGGGTGGTGGTGGTGGCCGGCTTCCAGGGGGTGAACGAGGTGCTCGACATCGCCACCCTCGGGCGCGGCGGCTCCGACACGACCGCGGTGGCGCTGGCCGCCGCGCTCCGCGCCGACCACTGCGAGATCTACACCGACGTGCGCGGGGTCTACACCGCCGACCCCCGGCTGGTCCCCGAGGCCCGGCCGATCACGGAGATCTCGTACGAGGAGATGCTCGAGTTCGCGGCGGTGGGCGCCAAGGTCATGCACCCGCGAGCGGTGGAGATCGGCGAGGCGTACGAGACACCGATCTGGGTACGATCCTCGTTCGACGAGAGCCCCGGCACGGTCATCTGCAGGCATCCCCAGTTGGAAGATCGCCAGAAGGTCCGCGGGATCGCCCACGAGACCGACGTCGCCAAGATCACGCTGCTGCGCGTCCCCGACCGGCCGGGGGTGGCGGCCGCGATCTTCGGCCCGCTCGCCGACCAGCACGTCAGCGTCGACGTCATCGTCCAGAACGTCGGCCACGACGGCAGCACCGACCTCTCCTTCACCATCGCCGAGTCCGAGCTGCGCGACGCGGCGAAGGTGGTGGCCGACGTCGCCGCGGCGGTGGGCGCCGAGGGTTTCGACACCGCCAGCGACGTCGCCAAGGTGTCGATCGTCGGCACCGGGATGCTGAACTACCCGGGCATCGCCGCCACCATGTTCCGCACCCTCGCCGACAGCGGCATCAACATCAAGATGATCAGCACCAGCGAGATCCGGATCACCTGCCTGGTCGCCCGCGAGCAGGTCGGCGACGCGGTGCGCGCCCTCCACCGCGCCTACCAGCTCGACGAGCTGTGA
- the thrB gene encoding homoserine kinase — MRVRIAVPATAANLGPGFDVLALALELQNEVEAERTGETGISVDPGPGAPEELHDPARNLVVRAYTAACAELGAPADGVHIRCVNRIPFRRGLGSSAAAALGGTLVATALNGAPWDEQSIIEFVSGLEGHPDNAAAALLGGLVVVTPGAPSVTMDVPEELCAVVFIPDLELETALARRVVAGAFTRADAVHNASRCALFIRAMATRDWPTLRWAMEDRWHQPPRSALYPAMPELIAGALEGGACGAALSGAGPAVIALVAGAPEAVQEGFMRAAGRCGLRGRSIVSRVRNFGARVDVSA; from the coding sequence GTGCGCGTTCGCATCGCCGTGCCCGCAACCGCGGCCAACCTCGGCCCCGGGTTCGACGTGCTCGCCCTCGCCCTCGAGCTCCAGAACGAGGTGGAGGCGGAGCGCACCGGCGAGACCGGGATCTCGGTCGACCCCGGGCCCGGCGCCCCCGAGGAGCTCCACGACCCCGCCCGCAACCTGGTGGTGCGCGCCTACACCGCCGCCTGCGCCGAGCTCGGCGCCCCCGCCGACGGGGTGCACATCCGCTGCGTCAACCGCATCCCCTTCCGCCGCGGGCTCGGGTCGAGCGCGGCGGCGGCGCTGGGGGGCACGCTCGTGGCCACCGCTCTGAACGGCGCGCCCTGGGACGAGCAGTCGATCATCGAGTTCGTCTCCGGGCTGGAGGGCCACCCCGACAACGCCGCCGCGGCCCTGCTCGGCGGCCTGGTCGTGGTCACCCCGGGGGCGCCGTCGGTGACGATGGACGTGCCCGAGGAGCTCTGCGCGGTGGTCTTCATCCCCGACCTCGAGCTCGAGACCGCGCTCGCCCGCCGGGTGGTGGCGGGGGCGTTCACCCGCGCCGACGCGGTCCACAACGCGTCGCGGTGCGCCCTCTTCATCCGCGCGATGGCGACCCGCGACTGGCCCACCCTGCGCTGGGCGATGGAGGACCGCTGGCACCAGCCGCCGCGCTCGGCGCTCTACCCGGCGATGCCCGAGCTGATCGCCGGGGCCCTCGAGGGGGGCGCCTGCGGGGCCGCCCTGAGCGGGGCTGGCCCGGCGGTGATCGCCCTGGTCGCGGGCGCGCCGGAGGCGGTGCAGGAGGGCTTCATGCGCGCCGCGGGCCGCTGCGGCCTGCGCGGGCGCAGCATCGTGAGCCGGGTGCGCAACTTCGGGGCCCGGGTGGACGTCTCCGCATGA